The sequence below is a genomic window from Candidatus Palauibacter scopulicola.
CGAAGGTCCTGGGGCTGTGGGCCAACGACGCCGCGGTGCTGCTCACGCGCGAGAGGCCGGTGCGGACGCTCGAGGACATGAGCGGGCTCAAGATCCGGGTCTCGACGCGGAGCCTCATCCCATTCATCGAGGCGCTCGGCGCGAGCGCGGTCATGCAGCCCGGCACCGTGGTCCACCAGAGCCTGACCACCGGCGTCATCGACGGCGTCGCCATCTCCCCGTCGGGGATCGGGACGTTCCAGCTTCACGAGCCCGCCGCCTACCTCACGACCTGGCTCCCCACGTCCGGCCTGCCCTTCGTCCTGCTGATGAACCGCGGGGTCTACGAGACCCTGTCACCCGAGGAACGGGGCTGGATCGATGAAGCCGCGGACGCCTCCCTGTCGATGGCCGGGGCCACCGCCTACGCGCGCGCCGGCGCCGACGGCCTGCGGATGGCGCAGGAAGCCGGCGTCGAGATCATCGACCTCCCCGAGAACGAGATCCGCCGCTTCGAACAGGCCATCGCCCCCGCCCGCGCCGCCGGCCTCGACCGCCAGGTCGGCGACATGACCGCCGCCGACGTCATCCGCCTCTTCGGCGGGGCGCCCTAGCCGCCGGCCGGACCGCCCGAGCGCCAATGGCCGTGCCCTCATGACGCCGGGACAGCTTCTTGCGTTCAACGTGGCTCTGCTGTTCGCGATCGCGAGCCCGGGGCCCGCCCTCCTGGTGGCCGTTCAGACCACGCTCCGCTCCGGACGCGCGGCCGGAATCGCCGTCGGGGCCGGGCTCGGTGCGATGGCCGCGACGTGGACGCTGCTCGCCGCGGGCGGGCTGGGACTCATCTTCGAGCGGCTGCCGTGGCTGTACGGGTCCATGAGAACCGCCGGGGCGCTCTACCTGTTCTACCTCGCGTACCGGATGTGGACGAACGCCGCGAAACCCCCGCAGGCCCGCTCCGCTCCCAACCGGCAGGCTTTCCTCCGGGGCGTTCTCATCAATCTGTCGAACCCCAAGTCGGTGCTCTTCGCGGCCGCCGTGATCGTCGCGGTCTTTCCCGCCGGATTGAGTCCGGCCAACGGTCTCGTGATCGTCGCCAACCACCTCCTGGTCGAGATCGTGTTCTACACGACGCTCGCCTTCTGCATGAGCACACAGGCGGTCGCCGCGCGCT
It includes:
- a CDS encoding TRAP transporter substrate-binding protein; the encoded protein is MTRARAALVLGLLAGGGVAGGCGETSDTGGTRELSLAHFLPADHVLTGDMFTPLGEKLAELSGGKLTVRQFPAGALNSAAPAQYSILRSGVADIALAIPAYTPDLFPKTDLIAYPGICKTAVACTEAMRRARPALEAEYDAKVLGLWANDAAVLLTRERPVRTLEDMSGLKIRVSTRSLIPFIEALGASAVMQPGTVVHQSLTTGVIDGVAISPSGIGTFQLHEPAAYLTTWLPTSGLPFVLLMNRGVYETLSPEERGWIDEAADASLSMAGATAYARAGADGLRMAQEAGVEIIDLPENEIRRFEQAIAPARAAGLDRQVGDMTAADVIRLFGGAP
- a CDS encoding LysE family transporter, with translation MTPGQLLAFNVALLFAIASPGPALLVAVQTTLRSGRAAGIAVGAGLGAMAATWTLLAAGGLGLIFERLPWLYGSMRTAGALYLFYLAYRMWTNAAKPPQARSAPNRQAFLRGVLINLSNPKSVLFAAAVIVAVFPAGLSPANGLVIVANHLLVEIVFYTTLAFCMSTQAVAARYMRARLYLDRASASILGALGLWIAVSALAV